In the genome of Phocoena sinus isolate mPhoSin1 chromosome 15, mPhoSin1.pri, whole genome shotgun sequence, the window tacaggtttatttctggatcctcagttctgttccattgacctagaTGCCTGTCCTCACGCCCACACttctgtcttcattactgtaactttgtgctgggttttgaaattgggaagtgtgggtcctccaattttattctttttcaacattattttggcttttctgggtcttcgcgtttccatgtgaattttagggtCATCTGGTCAATTTCCACAAAAAAGCCAACCAGGATTGTGGGGGGACTGTGTCCAAGCTGTAGACGAGTTTGGGGAGTGTTGCCAAGTCATCATAtcagatttatttcatttttcctaacAGCTTCTTAGCTGCTTTCGGTCGCATCATCTGAAAGGACTGTTATTACGATAGCACGATGTGTTGCTTTTGAAAGTTATGGTTACGCGTTGACGGATACTGGGGTGTTTTCTGGTTTTCTGACGCAGAGAATGACAACAGTAGTTAGCACTTTCCCCTGTTCCCGCGCTGTAGGGTGGGAGGCCAAGGCTGAGGGAAGTAGGGCACGTGTCCCggagcccagggctggggtgtgggCCTGAGCGGTGTGCTGGATACAGCCATGCACATCCTGGGGCTGCAAGTCCCAGAGAGGAGTTACTGAGGCTCCAGTGCTGACGTTCGGGTCTGTGAAGCGGCTGCCGCCATGGCCTGGACCCGTTCCCGTCCAGGACCTCCTGGCCCGAGGCTGAGCCATCGACACCTTGCGTCCCAGGTACCAGCCTCCGAACCTCGCCATCTCCACCCTCTACTGGAAGGCGTGGCCCCTACTGCTGGTCATCGCCGCGTTCAACCCAGAGAACATCGGTGAGCCCCCTCTGGCCAGCCGTGGTCCCCTGGGCCGGTGTTGACCTTTCCCTCTTCTGGGCGTCCTGCATGTCGGGACCTGGAGCAGAGCCTGGCTGGGCACTGGAGGATGGGCGTGGGAGGGGGTGGGTCTTCGGCCGGGAGTCCCAGCTACCACCTGCTGTCGCCTTGCTCCCTAGGCCTGGCCGCCTGGGAGGAGTACCCCACACTGAAGATGCTCATGGAGATGGTGATGACCAAGTAAGTGGCTTGCCGCTCTGGGACCGGGAGGGCGGGCCCACCGGTGCTACGCTGGGAGCGGGGCGCGCTGGGCCTCCCGCTGCTCTGCGGTCTCCCTACTCTGCGCGGCTGCCCCCTCGCTGGACTGGGGGCAGTGGGATCAAGCGACGCCATGTGCTGTGGGGCCCTGGGCCCTCCTGGGCGGCACGCGTGTGTGTGCTGTGCTCCTGCAGCGGGGATGGGTGCAGCCTGCCGGCGCACTCGGGGGCAGCGAGGGTCGCCGCGGGACGCTGGCTGAGGTGGAGCGGAGCCTGAGGCCGTGGCGTGTGGGAACCGTGGGGTCTGGGTGCGGCCCGAGGCTGCACCTGTCCGGGCCGTCCTGTGGCTGTCTCAGGAAGCTAGGTTAGATTTTGAACACGTGACAGGAGTCCAGCTGTTTGTGCCCCCAGAAAGCCACGTGTGTCTTTGAAGCCGTGAGTCAGCCTGGGGTGCCCTGTGTGCCCTGGGCCACCTGGCCTGTTGGAAAGGGTCCAGGGGTCCCATGTGGCCATCCCGGGCAGACGCCGCTCGGGTCCAGGATCCTGACACGTTGGCTGATTTTGGAGGCACCAGCACTCAGCTGTGTGGGAAGAGAGGGTGGCCGGCTGTGGGCTCTGAGGGCTGCCCGCCTCCCTCATGGGGGTCTGACTGTGACCATGTTGCCGAcgcttccccccctcccccccgggTCCCTTCCACAGCCTGACGGCTCGAGCTGGGCCTGGGCGAGGGACGCCGCCCTAAGTTCTGACCCCCGACCCTGAGCGCCGCCTGGTGGCAGCCAGCCTCTGGTGGCCCAGCGACAGGTTCCTCCTGCTTGGTCCCCAGCAATTACTCGTACCCACCGTGCACCCTGACGGACGAGGAGACCCGGACTGAGATGGTCACCCGAGAGCTGCAGGTCTCGCAGCGAGAGAAGCAGGAGATCCTGGCGTTCGAGGGGCACCTGGCCGCTGCGTCCACCAAGCAGACCATCACTGAGAGCAGCAGCCTGCTGCTGTCCCAGCTCACCAGCCTTGAGCCCCAGTATGCGCGGCGCGGAGCTCGGGCCGGGCCCGGGCTGGCAGGGGCGGGCGGGGGTGCCGCGTCCTGGCCGCTGTCCTGGTCCTCCGCGCGGCTGGGCGATGGTGGAGCCGAGAGCCCCCCGTGGCTGGGCCAGGAGGGGAGGGACCGCGGGCCTCGGGGAAGACGGGCAGCTGCCCACAGGTGGGAGGCAGGCGGCCCCGCCCTCACCCGGCACTGTCGACTGGGGAGCAGTGCGCTTGCGGCTTCGACACGCTTGGGTCATGTGGAACTTTCAGAGGGCCGCCCCGGAGGCCTCCCCCTCACGTCCTGGATCAGGTGAAAGGCCTCAACCAGTCCCTCCGCCTCGGGCACCTGCTGTGTCGGAGCCGGAACCCGGACTTCCTCCTCAACATCATCCAGAGGCAGGTGAGTCCCGCTGTGGTCTGGGAGAGGAGGCTGGCtgcaggcgggcgggcggggaACCTTCTAGGGGCGTCAGTGCGCTGCGGCGTTAGCTGAGACCGTGGCCAGAAGAGGGCACACCCGGAGACAGGGCTGCATGGCGACGGGCTCCCGGGCACACACAGGGCCGCCTCGGGAGTCCTCGCTGGGGGCGGGCAGGTGGGTCGGGGGGCCGCGGCAGGCTTAGCCGGAAGAAGCCGTGCGGCTGCCGCCCCGCCCAGGCTTCCTCCCAGTCCATGCCCTGGCTGGCCGACCTGGTGCAGTCCAGCGAGGGCTCCCTGGACGTGCTGCCCGTGCAGTGCCTGTGCGAGTTCCTGCTGCACGACGCTGCCGACGAGCCCGCCtccggggaggaggaggaggagggcgagagcagagagcagaaggCCAAGAAGCGGCAGGTGGgcgcccagccccgccccagccccgcccccgccccccccccccccccccggccctgGAGACCCACCCTGAGGGGCCCCTGTCCCTGCAGAGGCAGCAGAAGCAGCGGCAACTGCTGGGCCGCCTGCAGGACCTGCTGCTGGGCCCCAGGGCCGACGAGCAGACCACGTGTGAGGTGCTGGACTACTTCCTGCGGCGCCTCGGCTCCTCCCAGGTGGCTTCCCGGGTGCTGGCCACGAAGGTGAGGCGGCCGGTCTGACCCGCTCCTCCCCGCGCACCCCTGCTCTCCCCGTTTTTGTTAAGATGGGAATTTTTGCTCACCCAGACTTGTATTCTGGCTGACTCCTGGGCACAGAAAGGCTGCAGTCATGAGCTTCGCAGGGCTCAGAGACCTTTTTCCCCGTGTGGGCCCCCTCCCTGGGTGGTACTGGGAAGCGTCCCGAGAGCAGCTCAGTGGCCGCCTGCCGTGCTTCCCGAGGCGCTGGCGACGGTTTTCCAGGGGAGCCGGCCCGTGCCCCTTCCGCCCCAGGTGAGGTCGCTCCCGGCGCACCACGCCTCTGCCGGGTAGCGGCCCTCGCGCGTGGCTCTGAGGGAGTGGTGGCCCCGAGAACGGCGCGTGTCTGCTTGCAGGGCCTGTCCCTGGTGCTCTCGGAGGGCAGCCTGCGTGACGGGGAGGAGAAGGAGCCCCCCACGGAGGAGGACTCGGGCGACACGGACGCGCTGCAGGGCTACCAATGGCTGCTGCGAGACCTGCCCAGGCTGCCTCTGTTCGACAGCGTCAGGACCACCACCGCCCTGGCGCTGCAGCAGGTGAGGGGCcgcggggcgggcggcgggcTGCACTGCCGGGCATGCGCTCACacgccctccctcccccccactccccaggcCATCCACATGGAGACGGACCCGCAGACCATCAGTGCCTACCTGGTCTACCTGTCCCAGCACACGCCCGTGGAGGAGCAGAGCCAGCACAGCGACCTGGCCCTGGTgaggggggcagggctgggggacacCGACCAGACCAGTCAGGATGCAGGGCCAGCAGGGCCACACCTCGGCTGTGGGCTCTGAGCGCCCAGCTGCCTTGCCGGTGACCCTCTGTCCGGAGCAGGGGTCGAGGGCAGGAGCCCCCAGTGCCCTTGTGATCATCCAGGCCTGGTCGCCTCTGTGGCTCTGGGCTGGGGGAGGCGTGGCTTGGCCAACCCAGGAGGCCAAGGGGCAGGAGGCCAGCCCAGGAGTCTGCGGCTGGGGCCTGCATCCCGCTCCCTGCTGGGGAGGCCCTGTGAGCTGAGCACATGCCCGTTTTCTACTTCGTCTTCCTCTCTTCCGGCCGTCTTTCTTCTGACCTTGCTCCCCTGTTAGCGTGTCAGCTGACAGTGATGGAGGCCCTGGGTCTTTGTAGAATGAGTGAGTGGACGGAGTGAGGGAACGGGCTGAAGACAGAGGTCGGTGGGCGGGGGGATTCTGTCCAAGCCTGGGTTCCTCGTCGAGGGGCTGGACGGTAATAAAAGTCTGGGGCTGGAGGCCTCGCCCTTCTGAGTCTGGTCCAGGGGCCAGCCTGCCCCGCGTCACTGCTGTAGGTTTCAAGTAAACGTGGTGTCCGGCTGTTTGCAGACGGCCTTTCCCTTTGGGTCTTGAGAAGCGTGTGTTACTGTCGCTCGAGGGCAGATGGCGCCGTGCCCCATGCCTCGCGCTCCTCTCCGAGCGAGCGGGGCCGGCCCTCTCCAGGGAGCCTGTCACTTCTTGCTGCCCCTCCCGCCCGCTTGGCACTTGACAGCCCTGCGCGGCTGCGGGGCTCTCCCTGCGCGTGGGCCCTTCCGTCCGTCATCGGCCTGCTGCCCGGTGGCGGGGGGTGGTTGTACAGAGCGGACGTGGCATTGGGGCGGCCTTCCGAGGGGATGGGGCTGTTGGCCAGGCGCGGCTGGAGGGGGCCCCACGCCCTCTGATGCCGCGCTCCCCCAGGACGTGGCCCGGCTCATCGTGGAGCGCTCCACCATCATGTCCCACCTGTTCTCCAAGCGCTCCTGCGGCGCCAGGTCGGACGCCGTGCTGGCCGCCCTGCTCTCCATCTTCTCCCGCCACGTGCAGCGCATGCGCAAGAGCAAGGAGGGCGAGGAGGTCTACAGCTGGGTAAGGCGGGCGGGCGCCCCGGGCCCGGCCCCGTGGCCCTCGCCTCGGCCCGCTCAccgcctcctctccctccagtcGGAGTCGCAAGACCAGGTCTTCCTGCGCTGGACTAGTGGGGAGACGGCCACCATGCACATCCTGGTGGTCCACGCCATGGTCATCCTCCTGACGCTGGGGCCGCCCCGCGGTGAGCAGCCCGCGGGCGGTGGGGCCTGGGTCTCCCGTGGCGGTGGACCCCCTTCCCTGCCCGTCCTGGGGGCGCACGCGAGAGCCTCCACGTGGCGGGACCCCGTGCACTGCCGACCCTTCCGATCCACAGGCTGGGGTGTCCAGACTCCTTGCCTCCTCAGCCCACACGCTGTCCTGTCGTGAGGTGCACGCGGGTATTGCTGGGCACCTCTGTGCCTGCTCCTCTTTGCACTGTGGTTTCCGGAGGTGGAGGTGTCCACACCGGGCTCTCCAGCCGAGGGGACGCTGGTGCCCAGAGCAGTGAGCCCCAGGTCCTCTCCACAGGCCTGGGGTGTGGCCCTCGGCTCGCTGGCCGTGGGCTGTGTCCAGAGCCGGCTGATCCTCCGGCCTCCTGCAACCTCTCTGCCTGGcagcctctccttccctcctccgtGGCTGACGCTGTGggctgctctgccacttacttgtgTCCAGGGGAGGCTGGCCTTGTGCCGGCCTGGCCTGCTGGCTGCCCGGGGCTTTGCGCAGCCTGAGCCCTGGAAGGAGCCGGTTTGGCCAAGCCCACAGAGCCCAGAGAGCCTGCTGGCCCCAGCCTCGCACCGTCCCCTGGGCGGCCGGGCCAGCTCTGCACTTCCGTTTCCTCAGCCGAGGCGGGCCGACGCCGCGGTTGTGAGGATTACACAAGTCAACTGTGCAGAGCCTCTGTCGCCGGGCCGCGCTCAGCTCTTGGTAGATTCTCCTCCATCCTCTGAAGCCCCAGTTCGCACCTGTAAACCGAGGACGTGCTGGCCTTGGCCTTCAGCCTTCAGTGCGGCCGGAGCTCCTAGGGTGGCGAGGTCTGGGAAGGCCTCGCTGAGGCGGCCCTGGTGCTTGCCCTGTCGTCTCTCCCGAAGCTGGTGACGGCGAGTTCCAGGCGCTGCTGGACATCTGGTTCCCGGAGAAGAAGCCCCTGCCCACGGCCTTCTTGGTGGACACGTCGGAAGAGGCGCTGCTGCTGCCCGACTGGCTGAAGTTGCGCATGATCCGCTCGGAGGTTCCGCGCCTGGTGGACGCCGGTACGGCTTGGGCGCGGCTCGAGAGGGCAGAACCGGGCCTTGCCtcctgctgtgggcctgggtgtGTGTTCTAGCTGTTGCCCGTGAGAGAGGACGGCTCGGGGGCCTCTGGTGGGTTCCGGGGCGTCTGTTATTCAGCAGATGTTTGTGGCGCTGTCAGTGCCCTGACAGGTGCCCGCAGGCCCTTGTGGTCAGGCGGGGAGGCTGAGAGCCTCCAGTGAGAAGTGGTGCTGGAGGAGGAACGAAGAAGACCAAGTGGTCCAGGGATtcggaggggaggaggaggggctggggcctcCGAGCTGGTTCTGGGGTGCAGAGTGGCCCCGGGCAGTCCGCAGTGAGGAGGAAGGGCATCCGCCCGTGGTCAGCATGGTATCCAGCAGGGGTGGCAGGCCGGGCAGTTTGGGGGGTGGCTTGGCTTGGGAAGCGCAGCAGGACACACTCAGGGGAGCCTTGACTCTGAGCTGGAGGGAGCGCAGGGCTGGCCCGCAGCCTCAGGACGCAGGGTGGGGGGCCTGAGGACCCAGCAGCCACACTTGGAGCTGCcctctgggccctgggccccgCCAGGCCCCGCGGGCCAGGGTCACCAGGTGGCAGTCGCTGAGTGAGAGCCACCCTCAGCCCTGCAGGACCTGGAGCCCCAGCAGCTGCTGCTGTTCGTGCAGTCCTTCGGCATCCCTGTGTCCAGTATGAGCAAACTTCTCCAGTATCTGGACCAGGCGGTGGCCCACGACCCCCAGACCCTGGAGCAGAACATCATGGACAAGAGTGAGAGCCGGGGTCCTCGCCCGAACACCCCGGGCCCGCCGTGGGGCTGCGGTTGGAGAGCCAGGCTGTGGGTGGAGTGGAACAGCCCCAGGGCAGGGACTGCGAGCAGGAGGGTGGAGCTGCGTCCACCCCTCGGGTtggagggtggagggagctgCGGGCGCTGCCTGATTCTCTGTGGAAAGAGCCTGTCGCCCAGCTTCCCGGGTCCTGGGGAGGCTTGGAGCTCTGCGGGCACCGTGCGGAGGGCTTCCCTCCTCCCTGGGGGCCCGTGTTTACCTGTGGCTGCCCCCCTGCAGATTACATGGCTCACCTGGTCGAGGTCCAGCACGAGCGAGGGGCGTCCGGAGGCCAGACTTTCCACTCCCTGCTCACAGCCTCCCTGCCCGTCCGGCGAGGTACCCACCCATCCCGGCTCGCACGGCCACTCGGGAAGCGTCTGCTTCTGCCCGGCGTCCGGGCTCCTGCTTATGGGCCCACGGGCGAGGCTGGGGGTCCCGGGGAGAGAGCCCTCTGCAGGGCCTGGGAGCCCGCTCCTCTCTGGGCGGTGGGCCGCCGGGCGAGCCCGGCCGTGGTCGGCATGGTCCCCGCCACAGCTGGCCGTGATGGCCTCTCAGCCGCCCTGCTCTTCCTTCCCTGCAGACAGCACGGAGGCACCGAAACCCAAGAGCAGCCCGGAGCAGCCACCGGGCCAGGGCAGGCCCCGGGCCGTGACACAGGTGCGGGTTCTGGGCCCCGAGGACGACCTGGCCAGCATGCTCCTGCAGGTACGGCCCCCTCTGCCCCGGCCCCTCCTCCCGCCTGGAATCCACAGCCAGGGGTTCCCTGGGCACGTGTGTTCTCGCCCCCTCCTCATGGTGACAGGCGCTGCAGAGCAGCGGTGTGCGCTTTCCATCTTCACGCTTACACGCCCGTATGCGCACGTGTGTGCCTTTCCTGGGCCTGTTGCCATGGGCCTCGTCCCAGTCCTTggcccccaccccacgcccctcAGGAGAGTCTGCTGGGGACCGGGCACGCCAGTGCCAACTGCCGGCAGCCTCTGTGGGGTCGGGGTGTGGGCTGAGAGGAGGGCTCTGGGGAAGGCCCCACCTGGCAGCCGCGTGGTCCTGATGGCTGCCTCTCTCCAGATCTTCCCGCTGAGCCCGAGCCCGCGGTGGCAGAGCTCCAGCGCGCGCCCTGTAGCCCTGGCGCTGCAGCAGGCCCTGGGCCGGGAGCTGGCGCGAGTCCGCCAGGGGAGCCCCGAGGTGCCAGGCGTCGCGGTGCGCCTCCTGCAGGCCCTCGCCACCCTGCTGAACTCCCCGCACGGCGGCGCCCTGGTCATGGTCATGCACCAGAACCACTTCCTCGCCTGCCCTCTGATGCGCCAGCTCTGCCAGTACCAGGTAGGCCCTGGCACGGCCCTGCGCCTCGCTCCCCGAGTCCCCGCGCCCGGGCTCTGCCTCGCGTGGCCAAGGCCCCCGTCCCGTCCCCCAGGCTCGGGGCTCCTGTGGCCAGGCCTGCTCGGGCCCCGGCTGACCGGGTGCCCTGACGCTGTCCCGTGGCCTCAGCTCTTGCCCCTAAGTGAAGAGACGCAGCTTTTGCTGCGGGTCTGGGGGTACGTCCCCTGCTCCTGTGACAGAAGCTTCCCGTGAGCATGTTGGGCTTTCACCACGTCCCCCACCTGGTTTCGGTAGTTTTGCCACGTTCGCCTTACTTGCCCCTGTGCGTGCCCACGTGTGTGCTACCTCCTTGGTCGTTTCTCTCTGAGCCCTGTGAGGACAGGAGGCAGCAGACCCCTCATGGGCTGTGGGTATGGGCGCTGGAGGGGCCCCTGCTGTGGCAGGCGGGATGGTTCCGCCCGGCCCTGGTCCTGTCTGAGCCGTGCTGCGCTGTCCCCAGCGCTGTGTGCCCCAGGACACCGGCTTCTCGTCGCGCTTCCTCAAAGTGCTCGTGCAGACCCTGCAGTGGCTGGACAGCCCCGCCGTGGAGGCCGGGCCTCTGCAGGCCCAGCTCAAGCTGTTTGCCGCCCAGTACTCGGCACGGCGCCGGATCAGCGATGGTGAGGCAGGGTTAATGGTGCCGGCGGGGGTCCTGGGCTCTTGGCCGTCGCGTCGGGGGGACCGGGGCCTTGTTCCCTGATGGGTCCCGGGTGGCATCAGGGTGAGTGGGGCCCAGAGGTTTGGGGGTCGGGGCACTGGGAAGGCCCCCCAGGGGGGAGCGTATGTGTGGGAACCGAGGGGAGTCGCCTGCCCGGCACCCCTGGCAAGAGTCCCGTGGGTCACACAGCGCTCCCCTGCAGTGCGGAGCGGGTTCCTGCACCTGGCAGAGGCCCTGACGTTCCGCGGGGACCCGGAAGTGGTCAGCTCCACCATCCGCGCCATCGCGGCCACCCTCAAGTCTGGGGAGGGGTGTGACGTGGAGCCCGAGCTTATCAGCAAAGGTACTCGAGCCCCGGGCGCCCCAAAGACCCCGCCTCGCCGCCCCGCATACAGGTCCCTCTCCTGGGCGCCCCCAGAACAGGGCCCAGGGGCGGGGCTCTCTGTCCTCGCGTCCGGTGGCCCCCCGAGCTGGAGTGACACAGGGGCCCTCTCTGCCCCACCCTCAGTCCTCCGGGGTCTGGTTGCCGTGAGGTCGCCTCACCTGGAGGAGCTGCTGGCCGCGATCTTCTCCGCTGCCTCCACCTTCCCGGCCTCGGGGCCCGTGTCCGTGGTGAGCTCACTGCTGCTGCAGGAGAAGGGGGAGCCCCCGGCCCTGGGGAAGCAGGACTCTGACGGCTGCAGGTGAGCCGGCGGGGCGGTGGCCGGCTGGGAGGGGGAGCGGGGGGCGGCCCTGGCCGGCCGTGTCTGAGCCCACCCCACCTTCCCTGCAGCCTGGAGGCTGTGTGGCTGGGACCCTGCTCGGGGCTCCTTGTCGACTGGCTGGAGATGCTGGACCCCGAGGTGGTCAGCAGCTGCCCTGACCTGCAGCAGCGGCTGCTGTTCTCCCAGAGCACAAAGGTGGGCCTCGTTCGCGCACGGCGCCCTGGGCCCACAGTCCGCCCGGCAGCCCCAGGGTGGGGTTGGCTCTCTTTCAGTTCCAGCAGATCCGAGGCCAGAGTCTCAGTGGCCAGACAGGTCCCATGTTTCCTCTGAGTGGGTCACCACAACTGGCCAGATCTGGCCACGGAGGCgggcgggggggtgggtgggttggTCCTTTGTGGGCTCAGGTCCTCACGGGGCACGAGGCGGTAGGGGGAGTGGAGCTTAGCACCCCGTGACGAGGGGTGGGGTCCTCAGAGGGGTCGGAGCCCACGTCAGGGCTCTGCGGGGGTGGTGGGGTCCCCTAGCTCACCTGGCCGTGGGGAAGGTGAGGAAACGCTGACCAGATGgccggggaggggctgggcatCCCCTGCCTGTGATCCCGCCGCGTGCTGGTGGGTCTGCGCTTCTGAGAGAGGCGGTCACGCTCCCGCGCCCCCCGCCTGCCCAGGTGTTCCCACCCCCAGGGTTTTGCTCGCGTGTCTCCTGGTCTCTGAGGAGTGGATTCGGTTCAGCCCGCGCTTAATCTGCGGAGTGACCGGCCGGGCTGGGTGGCTTCCCGGGCGGGAGCCTCGGGTCTGCCTCGAAACGGACACCTTCCTCTGCTCTGTGCTGGCACACGTGGGCTGTCACCTGCTGACGCTACCTGGCAGAGCCGTCAGCCCGGCGGGGACCATCCCAggtttcctccctccccagggcaaAGGCCATCCTGGCCCGCAGGTGCCGTCTTTCCGACCCTACCTCTTAGCCCTGCTCACGCACCAGTCCAACTGGTCCACGCTGCACCAGTGTATCCACATCCTGCTGGGCAAGAACCGGGAGCAGAGGTGAGTCCCCCAGACCTCTGTCCCCCACCGGCAGGTCTGTTCCTGCCACAGGCAGCGTGGGCCTTGGGGTGCCATGTGGCAGCCGCCCTGCCCAGACTCCTCCAGGAGCCGAGTTCAGAGGGCAGTGTCGGGGGCCTTGGTGGGAGGGATCTGATCCAGCACCCTTCCCCCGGCGTCCTCAGGAACCGAGGCCCTCTTGCCTGGCCCGGTGTCCCTTCTCTGGGTGACCAGCAGGCAGACAGTCGGCTTCCCTGTCCTCCGGTCGCGTGAATGGCTGGCGTCTGTGCTGTGCTGCGGGGGTGCCAGAGGCCCCTGTGCGCGGCTGCGAGCGTGGGGCGGGGCGGGACCGACCTTAGCTTTGCCACTGTGAGCTGCAGAGGGGTCAGGTGGGGCGGCCCGCGGCCCCTGACAGCTGACCTGggccccaccccccgcctccctctgcctggagacaCGCCTGGTGCTCAGCCAGGTCCCCTCGCTTCCTCCAGGTTTGACCCCTCGGCCTCCCTGGACTTCCTCTGGGCCTGCATCCACATTCCTCGAATCTGGCAGGGCAGGGACCAGCGCACCCCTCAGGCAGGTTTTGGGGTGTCCCCCGCCCACAGGGTGGGGTGGCGGGCGGACGTGGCGAGACGCGCCCGGGTCTGACCGGCGGTGCCTGGCTGCAGAAGCGGCGGGAGGAGCTGGTGCTGCGCGTCCAGGCCCCGGAGCTCATCGGCCTGGCGGAGCTGATCCTGGCGGAGGCAGAGGCCAGGAGCCAGGACGGGGACAGCAGCGCCTGCAGCCTTCTCCAGGCCCGCCTGCCCCTGCTGCTCAGCTGCTGCCGCGGTGGTGACGAGGGCGTCAGGAAGGTGACGGCGCACCTGACGAGCTGCATCCAGCAGTGGGCTGACAGGTGAGGGTGCGGGACCCCGGGCTCCGGAGCCCCCGCCTGTCCCCTTGCCCTTGTGCTGGGAGGCCGCCGCTCAGACGTGAGCACCGTGGAAGCGAGCCCAGGCCGCCAGCGGGGGTGGGGTAGGGCCGAGGGGCCTGGCACGCCAGCTCTGCACGCAGTGGGAACAGCGGCTCCCCGGTCCCGTGGCCACCCCGAGTCTGGTCTCTGGTCTCTCGCAGCATGCTGGGCAGGCATTGCCGAGACCTGCTCGTGTACCTCTACCTGCAGCGGCCAGACCTCCGGGTGCCTGTGCCTGGCGTCCTGCTGCACAGCGAAGGGGCCGCCAGCAGCAGCGTCTGCAAGGTAAAGCCCTCCGGGGTCACTGGGGCCGCCTTTGTCCTTCACTTGGAGGTAGAAATGCTAACTTCTCAGGTCTAAAGATAAAACAGGCGCCTGGTGAGTGTCGATGGCACATCTGAGGGCAGAGCCTGCCCTGCCGCCCTCGCCTGTCCGACCTCTCGAAGGGTCTGGAAACGATCTTTTCCTCCTCCAAGAAGTCCTCTGGGTGTGGAGCCGAGGAGAGTGGGTGTCCCCCCTCGTTCCCTGATAAGGGACCGTTGACTGCAACAGGCCGGGTGGTGCGTGTGTGACGGTGTTGCATGCGTCCCAGCACCCCCATCCCTTCCCGGCTGCCTGCCGTGGTGCTGGCCTTTGGCCCAGCGTGGGTCCTCCGTGCGCGGGTCTGCGTGGCATCTGCCTTCACCTCCCTTGGGTGATGGCGGGGGAAGGGGGGTCTGGTGGGCCCCCTGCCCGTGTTCCCTGGGCTGGACCCTGGAGTCGGATCTGCTGCTTGCCCTGCTTCCCGGGACGGGGAGGGAAGTTGATGTTTTTCCAGTTGTGCTTCCTTCCACTTTAGTGTGTTACTTGTTTTGCACTCGTGAAATTATGCTATATCTGTAAGGTTGGTTTTTCTCGTCCAAGCTAACAGGGCTTTTATCCTGTTTGTGCGGAGAGGGTGACCTCACACACCATGTGCTGAGCTTGGCTGGGAGCTCTGGCCACGGCCTCTTGAGCCCCAAGAGCAGCAGAAGGCACTGGGGGAACAGGCGTCTCTGGGTCGCTGCACAGGTCCTTAGGGGCCACACCAGGGCCTTGGGGTCTGGGGGCCTTGGAGCAGGCCGCAGACTGCCCGGGGAGCCCCATCGTAGCCCCTGCGGCGGTGGGCGGCGGACTCGGCGGGGGGCGGACAGGTAGGGTGCGAGGGCTGCAGGCGGCCCCAGCTCTGACCACCCCCGTCCCTCCCAGCTGGACGGCCTCATTCACCGCTTCGTCACCCTCCT includes:
- the INTS1 gene encoding integrator complex subunit 1 isoform X2, which gives rise to MNRAKPTTVRRPSAAAKPSGHPPPGDFIALGSKGQATESKTASTLLKPAPSSLPSERKRDAAAALAGASALTGLTKRPKLSSTPPLSALGRLAEAAVAEKRAISPSIKEPSVVPIEVPPAVLLDEIEAAELEGNDDRLEGVLCGAVKQLKVTRAKPDSTLYLSLMYLAKIKPNIFATEGVIEALCSLLRRDASINFKAKGNSLVSVLACSLLMAAYEEDENWPEIFVKVYIEDSLGERIWVDSPHCKTFVDNIQTAFNTKMPPKSVLLQGEAGRSGGELSAGSSPHPSLTEEEDSQTELLIAEEKLSPDQEGQPMPRPRYEELAESVEEYVLDVLRDQLTRRQPIDSVSRNLLRLLTSTCGYKEVRLMAVQKLEMWLQNPKLTRPAQDLLMSVCMNCGTHGPEDVDVISHLIKIRLKPKVLLNHYTLCVRELLNAHRDNLGTTIKFVIFNELSNARNPNNMQTLYAVLQHSSAQAPKFLAMVFQDLLTNKDDYLRASRALLREIIKQTKHEINFQAFCLGLMQERKEPQYLDMEFKERFVVHITDVLAVSMMLGITAQVKEAGIAWDKGEKKNLEVLRSFQNQIAAIQRDAVWWLHTVVPSISKLAPKDYVHCLHKVLFTEQPETYYKWDNWPPESDRNFFLRLCSEVPILEDTLMRILVIGLSRELPLGPADALELADHLVKRAAAVQADDVEVLKVERIQLIDAVLNLCTYHHPENIQLPPGYQPPNLAISTLYWKAWPLLLVIAAFNPENIGLAAWEEYPTLKMLMEMVMTNNYSYPPCTLTDEETRTEMVTRELQVSQREKQEILAFEGHLAAASTKQTITESSSLLLSQLTSLEPQGPPRRPPPHVLDQVKGLNQSLRLGHLLCRSRNPDFLLNIIQRQASSQSMPWLADLVQSSEGSLDVLPVQCLCEFLLHDAADEPASGEEEEEGESREQKAKKRQRQQKQRQLLGRLQDLLLGPRADEQTTCEVLDYFLRRLGSSQVASRVLATKGLSLVLSEGSLRDGEEKEPPTEEDSGDTDALQGYQWLLRDLPRLPLFDSVRTTTALALQQAIHMETDPQTISAYLVYLSQHTPVEEQSQHSDLALDVARLIVERSTIMSHLFSKRSCGARSDAVLAALLSIFSRHVQRMRKSKEGEEVYSWSESQDQVFLRWTSGETATMHILVVHAMVILLTLGPPRAGDGEFQALLDIWFPEKKPLPTAFLVDTSEEALLLPDWLKLRMIRSEVPRLVDAALQDLEPQQLLLFVQSFGIPVSSMSKLLQYLDQAVAHDPQTLEQNIMDKNYMAHLVEVQHERGASGGQTFHSLLTASLPVRRDSTEAPKPKSSPEQPPGQGRPRAVTQVRVLGPEDDLASMLLQIFPLSPSPRWQSSSARPVALALQQALGRELARVRQGSPEVPGVAVRLLQALATLLNSPHGGALVMVMHQNHFLACPLMRQLCQYQRCVPQDTGFSSRFLKVLVQTLQWLDSPAVEAGPLQAQLKLFAAQYSARRRISDVRSGFLHLAEALTFRGDPEVVSSTIRAIAATLKSGEGCDVEPELISKVLRGLVAVRSPHLEELLAAIFSAASTFPASGPVSVVSSLLLQEKGEPPALGKQDSDGCSLEAVWLGPCSGLLVDWLEMLDPEVVSSCPDLQQRLLFSQSTKGKGHPGPQVPSFRPYLLALLTHQSNWSTLHQCIHILLGKNREQRFDPSASLDFLWACIHIPRIWQGRDQRTPQRREELVLRVQAPELIGLAELILAEAEARSQDGDSSACSLLQARLPLLLSCCRGGDEGVRKVTAHLTSCIQQWADSMLGRHCRDLLVYLYLQRPDLRVPVPGVLLHSEGAASSSVCKLDGLIHRFVTLLADTSDSRAAENRVADANVACRKLAVAHPILLLRHLPMIAALLHGRSHLNFQEFRQQSHLTFFLHVLGILELLQPHVFQSEHQGALWDCLLSFLRLLLNYRKSSRHLAPFISKFVQFTHKYITCNAPAAIAFLQKHSDALHDLSFDSSDLVMLKSLLAGLSLPSRDGRADRGLDEEGEDESSAGPLPLVSISLFTPLTAAEVAPYVKRLSRGQTVEDLLEVLSDVDEMSRRRPEILGFFSTSLQRLMSSAEESCRSLAFSLALRSIQSNPSIAADFLPTFMYCLGSRDFEVAQTALRNLPEYTLLCHEHAAVLLHRAFLVGMYGQMDTSAQISEALRILHMEAVM